A part of Paenibacillus sp. sptzw28 genomic DNA contains:
- a CDS encoding acetyl-CoA carboxylase carboxyltransferase subunit alpha, with protein MAGELPFEKPLSELRKKIDELKKLGQDSGIDFTDEISRLEERCAKLQQDLYSELSPAQKMHLARHHQRPTSLDFIQTIFTDFIELHGDRLFADDLAVVGGLAKLNGIPVTVIGHQRGKDTKDNIARFFGSPHPEGFRKALRLMQQADKFRRPIVTFIDTKGAYPGNTAEERGQSEAIARNLREMAVFGVPIICVVIGEGGSGGALALGVGNRVLMLENAIYSVISPNGAASILWKDAARADEAASVMKITADDLAGFGIVEEIIPEPQGGAHRDLAVQAESIKEAVWRHLQELMTLSPEQLIADRYEKFRRIGKFREPEQEPHQPVAIVESAQV; from the coding sequence ATGGCGGGTGAGCTGCCATTTGAGAAGCCGCTCAGCGAGCTGCGCAAGAAGATAGACGAACTGAAGAAATTGGGTCAGGATTCGGGGATCGATTTCACCGACGAGATCTCGCGTTTGGAGGAACGGTGCGCCAAGCTTCAGCAGGACCTTTACAGCGAACTGTCGCCTGCGCAGAAGATGCACCTCGCCCGCCATCATCAGCGGCCGACATCGCTCGATTTCATTCAAACGATATTTACCGATTTTATTGAGCTTCACGGTGACAGGCTGTTTGCGGACGATCTTGCCGTAGTCGGCGGCCTTGCGAAGCTGAACGGTATCCCGGTCACCGTCATCGGCCATCAGCGGGGCAAGGATACCAAAGACAATATTGCCCGATTCTTCGGGAGCCCGCACCCGGAAGGATTTCGCAAAGCGCTGCGGCTTATGCAGCAGGCGGACAAATTCCGGCGCCCGATCGTGACGTTTATCGATACGAAAGGCGCATACCCCGGAAACACCGCCGAGGAGCGCGGCCAATCCGAGGCGATCGCCCGCAATCTCCGCGAAATGGCGGTATTCGGAGTCCCGATCATCTGTGTTGTCATCGGCGAAGGCGGCAGCGGGGGAGCGCTTGCTCTCGGTGTCGGCAATCGCGTTCTCATGCTTGAAAATGCGATTTATTCCGTGATTTCACCGAACGGAGCGGCTTCGATCCTTTGGAAGGATGCCGCTCGGGCGGACGAAGCCGCTTCAGTCATGAAAATTACCGCGGACGATTTGGCCGGCTTCGGAATCGTCGAAGAAATCATTCCGGAACCGCAAGGCGGCGCCCACCGGGATTTGGCCGTACAAGCCGAATCGATAAAAGAGGCGGTCTGGCGTCATTTGCAGGAGCTGATGACACTATCGCCGGAACAGCTTATTGCGGACCGTTACGAGAAATTCCGGCGGATCGGCAAATTCCGCGAGCCGGAACAAGAACCGCATCAGCCGGTTGCTATTGTCGAATCTGCGCAGGTGTGA
- the accD gene encoding acetyl-CoA carboxylase, carboxyltransferase subunit beta, which produces MFKDLFHKKKYATIPSGQPRTKPDIPEGLMSKCPKCNNIQFSKEMEKNLKVCQSCGHHFRLNAWERIAITLDEGRLAEYDAELESEDPLDFPGYADKLEAQKKNTGMSDAVVTGEGTIGGFPVVFAAMSFDFFAGSMGSVVGEKITRAIEQAHEKKLPLIIFSTSSGARMQESILSLMQMAKTSAALAKFQGDGGLYISVMTDPTTGGVSASFAMLGDFNLAEPKALVGFAGRVVIEQTIRQKLPDNFQTAEFNLQHGQLDKVVHRKDMKSTLTKLLDMHSVKGDNAHGG; this is translated from the coding sequence GTGTTCAAGGACTTATTTCATAAGAAAAAATATGCGACGATTCCCTCCGGGCAGCCGCGGACGAAACCCGATATTCCCGAAGGCTTGATGTCGAAATGCCCGAAATGCAACAACATTCAATTCAGTAAGGAAATGGAGAAAAACTTGAAGGTTTGCCAAAGCTGCGGCCACCATTTCCGGTTGAACGCTTGGGAACGGATTGCGATTACGCTTGATGAAGGGCGATTGGCCGAGTACGACGCCGAGCTCGAATCTGAAGATCCGCTCGATTTTCCCGGCTATGCGGACAAGCTTGAAGCGCAGAAGAAAAATACCGGCATGAGCGATGCGGTGGTCACCGGAGAAGGAACAATCGGCGGCTTTCCCGTCGTCTTCGCTGCCATGAGCTTTGATTTCTTCGCAGGAAGCATGGGGTCGGTGGTCGGAGAGAAAATTACGCGTGCGATCGAACAAGCCCATGAGAAAAAACTGCCGCTCATCATTTTCTCGACGTCCAGCGGAGCCCGGATGCAGGAAAGCATCCTCAGCCTTATGCAGATGGCGAAGACGAGCGCGGCGCTGGCGAAATTCCAGGGCGACGGTGGTCTGTACATTTCGGTCATGACCGATCCGACTACCGGCGGAGTTTCGGCGAGCTTTGCAATGCTCGGCGATTTTAATCTGGCCGAACCCAAGGCTCTTGTCGGCTTTGCCGGCCGGGTCGTGATCGAGCAAACGATCCGCCAGAAGCTTCCGGATAATTTCCAGACGGCTGAATTTAACCTGCAGCATGGGCAGCTCGACAAAGTCGTACACCGCAAGGATATGAAATCGACGTTGACAAAGCTGCTCGATATGCATTCGGTAAAGGGGGATAACGCCCATGGCGGGTGA
- a CDS encoding glutamate decarboxylase, with protein MWTVIYIAPTAKIAESIKNRLTQEGFLVKIRAINVSKQQYEILVPSGELEEVQEVLNNILNSQR; from the coding sequence ATGTGGACGGTTATTTATATCGCGCCTACGGCAAAAATTGCGGAGAGCATCAAAAACCGGCTGACGCAGGAAGGGTTTCTCGTAAAGATTCGAGCGATTAACGTTTCCAAACAACAATACGAAATACTGGTTCCTTCCGGTGAACTGGAAGAAGTGCAGGAAGTGCTCAACAACATTTTGAACTCGCAACGATAA
- a CDS encoding phosphatidylglycerophosphatase A translates to MTSDVERWLQRRGVSVGDVAEIVYSLQLPYNSALTLQECEESVLAVMTKREVQYVLYTGIALDELAERKLLPEPLQAIMEADESLYGVDETLALGITNVYGMIGLTSFGYLDKVKPGIIRKLNEKGKHVHVFLDDLVAGLAAAASARIAHQDPKANLYELPGFS, encoded by the coding sequence ATGACATCCGACGTGGAAAGATGGCTGCAAAGACGGGGCGTTTCGGTAGGAGACGTTGCAGAGATCGTATATTCGCTTCAATTGCCTTACAATTCGGCATTGACTTTGCAGGAATGCGAGGAGAGCGTTCTGGCGGTCATGACCAAGCGCGAGGTGCAGTATGTACTTTACACCGGCATAGCGCTGGACGAGTTGGCAGAGCGCAAGCTGCTGCCGGAACCGCTGCAGGCAATCATGGAAGCGGACGAATCATTATACGGTGTCGACGAGACGCTGGCGCTCGGTATTACCAACGTTTATGGAATGATCGGACTTACCAGCTTCGGTTATCTGGATAAAGTAAAGCCGGGTATTATTCGAAAATTAAACGAGAAAGGCAAGCATGTGCACGTGTTTCTTGATGATCTCGTTGCAGGCCTCGCGGCTGCCGCATCCGCCCGGATCGCCCACCAGGACCCGAAAGCAAACCTGTACGAGCTTCCCGGTTTTTCCTGA